The proteins below are encoded in one region of Candidatus Moraniibacteriota bacterium:
- a CDS encoding transglycosylase domain-containing protein — MTFFRKRRQISGIEKPKTRFWSFLWKGVLFFSILGVLIALGGFVYIAKDLPSTGIINNRVVIESTKIYDRSGEHLLYDVHGEEKRTVIDFADMPDVIKYATISLEDQDFYNHHGIKITSIFRSLFKDIINLGKAQGGSTITQQFVKNSLLTNEKTLLRKIKEVILSIELETKFSKDEILALYLNEIPYGSNAYGVESASQTFFGKPARELTLDEAALVASLPQATAYYSPYGSHTDALIGRKIFALKTMARLGYITQEQATEAIETNTLSKIKNQRNILAAPHFVMYIKDILQQKYGDKAVEQGGYKVITTLDWEKQQIAEEAIRESAEKNKKWKAANAALVAMDPLTGQILAMVGSKDYFGTSEPAGCITGKNCTFEPNFNVAIANRQPGSSFKPYVYLAAFEKGYLPETILYDTKTQFETAEGKSYEPNNYDGKFHGPLPIMKALGGSLNVPAVKTLYLVGVKNAIATAKNLGITGLNDPSKLGLSLVLGGGEVRLLDHVNAYSTLATGGIRHNKVAILRIEDAKGQKIEEYTPDTGERVIEEKYVAMLDSVLSNNNNREWVFGAKSPLQFDIRSVAAKTGTTNEFRDGWTIGYTPSLAVGVWAGNNDNSSMLEGSDGVNVAAPIWRYFLDKALVNYALESFPKYTPDDEIGDGEGKTNKPMLSGKIEKEKDLKVCSIPGEKKTYCLSNKYCPESEQDKKDFTSTHDILFYVDREDPRGPIPEKPENDSQFKNWEKSVKDWYKDQKGSILGAPPTDECKESDFKKYRVDVKLSTPDTTTSASLSLTASIDAPYGVESVTYSINGSSVGSTASDPYTVGYTIPLDKNASTITISVEVKDKNGNTDTDSKNMSVSF; from the coding sequence ATGACTTTTTTTCGAAAAAGAAGACAAATATCGGGCATAGAAAAGCCAAAAACAAGGTTCTGGTCTTTTTTGTGGAAAGGTGTGCTTTTTTTCTCTATACTCGGTGTACTGATTGCTCTTGGTGGGTTTGTTTATATCGCTAAAGATCTCCCAAGTACTGGCATTATCAATAACCGTGTCGTTATTGAATCAACCAAAATCTATGATCGAAGTGGTGAGCATCTCCTCTATGATGTCCATGGAGAAGAAAAACGAACCGTTATTGACTTTGCTGACATGCCTGATGTCATCAAATACGCTACTATTAGCCTCGAGGATCAAGACTTTTATAATCATCATGGTATAAAAATTACTTCTATTTTTCGTTCTCTTTTTAAAGATATCATCAATCTCGGAAAAGCTCAGGGAGGATCAACTATTACACAACAGTTCGTTAAAAACTCCCTTCTGACAAATGAAAAGACGCTCTTAAGAAAAATTAAAGAGGTTATTCTTTCTATCGAACTCGAAACAAAGTTTTCTAAAGACGAAATTCTCGCTCTCTATCTCAATGAAATACCTTATGGGTCCAACGCTTATGGTGTTGAATCAGCATCTCAGACATTTTTCGGAAAACCTGCTCGAGAACTGACTCTCGACGAAGCCGCTCTCGTGGCGTCACTTCCTCAGGCTACGGCATATTATTCGCCTTACGGCTCTCATACGGATGCACTTATAGGACGAAAAATTTTTGCTCTCAAGACAATGGCGCGACTTGGCTATATCACCCAAGAACAAGCTACTGAGGCAATAGAAACAAATACGTTGAGCAAGATTAAAAATCAGAGAAATATTCTCGCTGCTCCTCATTTTGTGATGTATATAAAAGATATTCTCCAGCAAAAATACGGAGATAAGGCAGTCGAACAGGGTGGATATAAGGTTATTACAACTCTCGATTGGGAAAAACAACAAATTGCTGAGGAGGCTATCCGTGAATCTGCAGAAAAAAATAAAAAATGGAAAGCTGCAAATGCTGCTCTTGTGGCCATGGATCCGCTTACTGGTCAGATTCTCGCTATGGTAGGCTCGAAAGATTATTTTGGTACATCAGAGCCGGCAGGGTGTATCACAGGAAAGAACTGTACTTTTGAACCAAATTTCAATGTCGCTATTGCAAATCGACAACCTGGCTCTTCTTTTAAGCCCTATGTTTATCTCGCGGCATTTGAAAAAGGCTATCTTCCTGAGACTATTCTTTATGATACAAAGACACAGTTTGAAACAGCTGAAGGAAAAAGTTATGAACCAAACAATTATGATGGGAAATTTCATGGTCCGCTTCCAATAATGAAAGCTCTCGGGGGATCGCTCAACGTTCCTGCTGTCAAAACACTCTATCTCGTCGGCGTGAAGAATGCTATTGCCACCGCAAAAAACCTCGGCATTACAGGGCTCAATGATCCCTCGAAACTCGGCCTATCTCTTGTATTAGGAGGAGGAGAGGTTCGTCTCCTAGACCATGTAAATGCCTATAGTACTCTTGCAACAGGAGGTATCCGACACAACAAGGTCGCTATTTTGCGAATTGAAGATGCTAAAGGACAAAAAATTGAAGAATATACTCCTGATACAGGAGAGCGTGTTATCGAAGAAAAATATGTGGCCATGCTCGATTCCGTTCTTTCTAATAATAATAATCGGGAATGGGTTTTTGGCGCAAAATCACCCCTTCAATTTGATATTCGTTCGGTTGCTGCTAAAACAGGTACTACAAACGAATTTCGCGATGGATGGACGATTGGGTATACCCCCTCACTTGCTGTTGGTGTATGGGCAGGAAATAATGATAATAGCTCAATGCTTGAGGGGTCTGACGGTGTGAATGTCGCAGCTCCTATTTGGCGATACTTTCTTGATAAAGCTTTGGTAAATTATGCTCTAGAAAGTTTTCCTAAATATACTCCTGATGATGAAATTGGTGACGGAGAAGGAAAAACAAACAAACCAATGCTTTCAGGAAAAATTGAAAAAGAAAAGGATTTGAAGGTTTGTTCTATTCCGGGAGAAAAAAAGACGTATTGTCTTTCAAATAAATATTGTCCAGAAAGCGAACAAGATAAAAAAGATTTTACAAGTACCCATGATATTCTCTTTTATGTTGACAGAGAAGATCCTCGTGGACCAATTCCTGAAAAACCTGAAAATGATTCTCAATTTAAAAATTGGGAGAAAAGTGTGAAAGATTGGTATAAAGACCAAAAAGGATCTATTCTTGGCGCTCCACCAACAGATGAATGTAAAGAAAGTGATTTCAAAAAATATAGGGTAGATGTCAAACTTTCCACCCCAGATACCACAACATCAGCATCGCTCTCTCTTACAGCCTCTATTGATGCTCCTTATGGAGTAGAATCTGTCACCTACTCTATAAATGGATCTTCTGTAGGATCTACTGCTTCTGATCCTTATACAGTAGGATACACCATTCCTCTTGATAAAAATGCTTCTACTATTACTATTAGTGTTGAAGTAAAGGATAAAAATGGCAACACTGATACTGATAGTAAAAATATGAGTGTCAGCTTCTAA
- a CDS encoding DUF1704 domain-containing protein → MFENPAEVKPKPKEEALDTQWYSQFEKIGSFQAYEYFDGDKQTREREKQTFLAGEKENPELDYPLLNLENIASREGDLLRLKELILNEEENEVVKQVYWWKLNEKIAENRLLKAAATGDQRKFKRYSEFIYGKPSPEIFAYSLGRVRQIMKKADESENEEIRVLGSEFASLFSIKDAFSVTIPSREVQAVARESTLESVGDLVNINVDSDQEFSAEEIKVLFEGALQELSSEGWIVVINPNKSGISVNQEKKSVEIPENKKLSLRALKGLIAHEIGTHAARRIRGERTKLKMLGLGFDRYEAGEEGITGLREQVLEGEVKDFSGFDGHFAISLATGVDGHPRDFRQTFEILKKYYHLQNMLKGMPREESEKKAETSAWGRCVRTFRGTNSQTPGICFTKDIIYREGNIAIWESVAKNTPEMSRWDVGKYDPSNPRHIWILDQLNITDEQLQSLEK, encoded by the coding sequence ATGTTTGAAAATCCAGCTGAAGTAAAACCTAAACCAAAAGAAGAGGCACTCGATACGCAATGGTATTCTCAGTTTGAAAAAATTGGCAGTTTTCAGGCTTACGAATATTTTGATGGTGATAAACAAACAAGAGAAAGAGAAAAACAAACATTTCTCGCTGGAGAAAAAGAAAATCCAGAGCTTGACTACCCTTTGCTGAACCTTGAAAATATAGCAAGTCGCGAGGGAGATCTTCTTCGTCTGAAAGAGTTGATCCTTAATGAGGAGGAGAATGAGGTGGTAAAACAAGTATATTGGTGGAAGCTGAATGAGAAGATTGCTGAAAATCGTTTGCTCAAGGCAGCCGCCACTGGCGATCAGAGGAAATTCAAACGATACTCAGAATTCATCTACGGAAAACCATCACCTGAAATCTTTGCTTACTCTTTAGGAAGAGTAAGACAAATTATGAAAAAAGCAGACGAAAGTGAAAATGAGGAAATTCGAGTACTTGGTAGTGAGTTTGCCTCACTATTTTCCATAAAAGATGCTTTTTCTGTGACTATTCCTTCAAGGGAAGTTCAAGCTGTAGCAAGAGAATCAACATTGGAAAGTGTCGGTGACTTAGTGAATATCAATGTTGACTCGGATCAAGAATTTTCTGCGGAAGAGATTAAGGTGCTTTTTGAAGGTGCGCTCCAAGAGTTATCTTCTGAAGGTTGGATAGTAGTGATTAATCCAAATAAGAGTGGTATAAGTGTCAACCAAGAAAAAAAGTCTGTAGAAATCCCTGAAAATAAAAAACTTTCTCTCCGTGCCCTCAAGGGTCTGATAGCACACGAAATTGGAACACACGCCGCTAGAAGAATTCGCGGGGAGAGAACGAAACTCAAGATGCTTGGTTTGGGATTTGATCGTTATGAAGCAGGAGAAGAAGGTATAACAGGACTGAGAGAACAAGTCCTCGAAGGAGAGGTAAAGGACTTTTCTGGATTTGATGGGCATTTTGCTATCAGTCTTGCTACTGGGGTTGACGGCCATCCTCGTGATTTTCGACAAACTTTTGAAATTTTAAAAAAATATTACCATCTTCAGAATATGCTGAAAGGTATGCCAAGAGAAGAATCTGAAAAAAAAGCCGAGACTTCTGCCTGGGGAAGATGTGTGAGGACATTCCGCGGGACGAATTCTCAGACTCCGGGAATTTGTTTTACGAAAGACATTATTTATCGTGAAGGAAATATAGCAATATGGGAATCTGTTGCTAAAAATACTCCAGAAATGAGCAGGTGGGATGTGGGAAAATATGATCCTTCCAACCCACGTCATATTTGGATTCTTGATCAGTTGAATATTACTGACGAACAACTTCAGTCGCTTGAAAAATAG
- a CDS encoding ATP-grasp domain-containing protein gives MPNKKILIYFTKKEVATDPYAHIPDRREIYWSLFHEGRSRGLDMYLGVKPTIHHGGMEFENILFFTGEQFEFQEKKVLFDAIFDRSIRKDFPTPDIDHKTLNSLAFKKLANNKDLTYELLKEYMPKTFPISSKQDLETARLLFHPQEMAVFKPVDGFGGKGVIITEAENITSALLVPDKKFILQKFVDTSNGVPNIISGRHDLRIIIINSTPILLQAREPKKGELRANISQGGQCFEFSYEDAPVALRSIVSKVHPLIDAAFSSPFYSIDFGIDRDGTPYIFEINDQIGFKGSITGENRRKFCKNFIDSLEKRSSL, from the coding sequence ATGCCAAATAAAAAAATCCTCATCTACTTCACAAAAAAAGAAGTAGCAACCGACCCATACGCTCATATTCCCGATCGTAGAGAAATTTATTGGTCTCTTTTTCATGAAGGAAGATCACGAGGGCTCGATATGTATCTCGGAGTAAAACCTACCATTCATCACGGTGGAATGGAATTTGAAAATATACTCTTTTTTACCGGGGAACAATTTGAGTTCCAAGAAAAGAAAGTTCTTTTTGATGCCATTTTTGATCGAAGCATACGAAAAGACTTCCCAACACCTGACATTGATCATAAAACACTCAATTCTCTCGCCTTCAAAAAACTTGCCAACAATAAAGATCTCACCTATGAGCTCCTCAAAGAATACATGCCAAAAACCTTTCCCATCTCTTCAAAACAGGACCTTGAAACTGCTCGGCTATTATTCCATCCGCAAGAAATGGCAGTATTCAAACCAGTAGACGGGTTTGGCGGAAAGGGAGTTATTATTACCGAAGCAGAGAACATCACTTCTGCTCTTCTTGTGCCAGACAAAAAGTTTATTCTTCAGAAATTTGTTGATACGAGTAATGGTGTGCCAAATATCATTTCTGGACGCCACGACCTCCGTATTATAATAATAAACAGTACGCCTATACTGCTCCAGGCACGTGAACCAAAAAAAGGAGAGCTTCGCGCGAATATAAGTCAGGGTGGCCAATGTTTTGAATTTTCGTATGAGGATGCTCCTGTTGCGCTTCGGTCTATTGTAAGTAAAGTCCACCCTCTGATTGATGCTGCATTTTCTTCTCCTTTTTATTCAATAGATTTTGGAATCGATCGAGATGGCACTCCTTATATTTTTGAAATAAACGATCAAATAGGGTTCAAAGGCTCAATCACCGGAGAAAATCGGAGAAAATTTTGTAAAAATTTTATTGATTCCCTTGAAAAGAGATCTTCTTTGTAA
- a CDS encoding ATP-grasp domain-containing protein, with translation MLILTDKPTHKVITDLKSLDPLLKKMFENLFFYELGNFQSMEFFIVKDNTRILCDGKILSCFDSVYIKRAGKYQPIATLVALYLQKRNIPFVDTHHVFGSINGKLSQMFVLAENGLPVPKTYFSPSYNKEKLLRAEKFLKLPLVAKKILSRQGKGVFLIRTREELLSLLDHSDIEKLILQEFIPNQSDFRIFITGNVVGALEERTRKIDEDFRNNASLGGTETYSDPRKISSPLRTLALKASRILHIEVAGVDIVISSKNKKMYLFEVNRSPGFTPEDPQSTEIISLFNYLCQIKKSSSTSQKKK, from the coding sequence ATGCTTATCCTTACTGACAAGCCGACTCACAAAGTAATCACTGATCTAAAAAGTCTTGATCCTCTTCTCAAAAAAATGTTTGAGAATTTATTTTTCTACGAACTTGGAAATTTTCAATCCATGGAATTTTTTATCGTGAAAGATAATACTCGTATTCTTTGTGATGGGAAAATTCTTTCATGCTTTGATAGTGTTTATATAAAACGTGCCGGGAAATACCAACCCATCGCCACTCTTGTCGCACTCTACCTCCAAAAAAGGAATATTCCCTTTGTCGATACTCATCATGTTTTTGGTTCTATCAATGGAAAACTTTCCCAAATGTTTGTTCTCGCAGAAAATGGACTTCCTGTTCCGAAAACATATTTTTCACCTTCTTACAACAAAGAAAAATTACTTCGTGCTGAAAAATTTCTCAAACTCCCTCTTGTTGCTAAAAAAATACTTTCTCGACAAGGCAAAGGAGTATTTCTTATACGCACTAGAGAAGAACTTCTTTCCCTTCTCGATCATAGTGACATTGAGAAACTTATTCTTCAAGAGTTTATTCCTAATCAATCAGATTTTCGTATATTTATCACCGGGAATGTTGTCGGTGCACTCGAAGAGCGTACACGAAAAATTGACGAGGACTTTCGAAACAACGCGAGTCTCGGCGGAACAGAAACCTATTCTGACCCAAGAAAAATTTCATCACCGCTTCGGACACTCGCACTAAAAGCATCAAGAATTTTACATATTGAGGTTGCTGGCGTAGATATTGTTATTTCTTCAAAAAATAAAAAGATGTACCTCTTTGAAGTAAATCGCTCTCCTGGATTCACACCAGAAGATCCGCAATCAACAGAAATTATTTCTCTCTTCAACTACTTATGCCAAATAAAAAAATCCTCATCTACTTCACAAAAAAAGAAGTAG
- a CDS encoding sugar-transfer associated ATP-grasp domain-containing protein: MLEFFKKNRGLLGMNARNLDYIRPYNRRKSMEIADSKLLCKRILQKNNLGVSTLIAKIKNYEELDAFDFRSLPDSFALKPNRGFGGEGIVVVYARKKNNPLVWIKANGSTITAEDLKNHIRNIIDGSFSLSNIPDVAFFEERLKLLKLFKPYAFKGIPDIRIIIFNNIPVMAMLRLPTRASDGKANLQQGAIGVGIDLATGTTTSAILGKGHIIEYVPGTRLALSGIKIPYWNNILRMAVDAQRVSGLGFLGADVAIDRDRGPVILELNARPGLSIQLANLSGLKERLKRISGLKIKTTERGVRVGKNLFGGEIEEEIEEISGKHVIGSIEKIKLVGKDGKEIEVEAKIDTGADSTSIDIELAKQLGFEDVLKKFEEKVAGRDVLTELSKEEREKLFSSIPDLADTLLIRSSHGISYRPAILISLTVDALTFPAKVSCIDRSHLAYPVIIGRKHLKKFLIDVNK, translated from the coding sequence ATGCTTGAATTCTTCAAAAAAAATCGTGGATTACTTGGTATGAACGCCCGTAATCTCGATTATATTCGACCCTACAATCGTCGAAAAAGTATGGAAATTGCGGATAGCAAACTTCTTTGTAAACGCATTTTACAAAAAAATAATCTTGGTGTTTCGACGCTGATTGCAAAAATTAAAAATTACGAGGAGCTTGATGCTTTCGATTTTAGATCCCTTCCTGATAGCTTTGCTCTCAAGCCGAATCGTGGCTTCGGAGGAGAGGGTATTGTCGTCGTTTATGCCCGAAAAAAAAATAATCCGCTCGTCTGGATCAAGGCGAACGGCTCAACAATAACCGCAGAAGATCTCAAAAATCATATCCGCAATATTATTGATGGATCATTTTCTCTTTCCAATATTCCTGATGTCGCTTTTTTTGAGGAACGATTGAAGCTCCTCAAACTCTTCAAGCCGTATGCTTTCAAGGGCATTCCTGATATACGTATTATTATCTTCAACAATATACCTGTAATGGCCATGCTCCGCCTCCCAACGCGTGCTTCAGACGGCAAAGCCAACCTTCAACAAGGCGCCATCGGAGTCGGCATTGACCTCGCTACCGGAACAACAACCAGTGCTATCTTGGGAAAAGGACATATTATCGAATACGTTCCAGGAACGCGCCTTGCTCTTTCTGGAATAAAAATTCCGTACTGGAACAATATTCTTCGTATGGCTGTTGATGCTCAGAGAGTCTCAGGGCTTGGTTTTCTCGGAGCAGATGTCGCTATCGATCGTGATCGTGGTCCAGTGATTCTCGAACTCAATGCCCGTCCGGGACTCTCTATCCAGCTCGCAAATTTGAGCGGTCTCAAGGAACGTCTCAAGCGTATTTCTGGACTCAAAATAAAAACAACCGAGCGAGGAGTGCGGGTAGGAAAAAATCTCTTTGGTGGCGAGATCGAAGAGGAAATCGAGGAAATTTCTGGTAAGCATGTCATTGGAAGTATCGAAAAAATAAAACTCGTAGGAAAAGATGGGAAGGAAATCGAAGTGGAGGCAAAGATAGATACTGGAGCCGACTCGACATCAATCGATATCGAACTCGCGAAACAACTCGGATTCGAAGATGTTTTAAAAAAATTCGAAGAAAAAGTGGCGGGGAGAGATGTTCTCACTGAGCTTTCCAAAGAAGAACGTGAAAAACTCTTCTCTTCTATTCCGGATCTCGCTGACACTCTGCTCATTCGATCTTCTCATGGTATTTCTTATCGACCAGCAATACTCATATCTCTCACTGTTGATGCTTTGACTTTTCCAGCCAAAGTTTCGTGTATCGATCGATCACATCTGGCATATCCTGTTATTATAGGACGAAAACATTTGAAAAAGTTTCTTATCGATGTGAACAAATAG
- a CDS encoding 7TM domain-containing protein, giving the protein MHYHSLVQFCVEQGVPLQTVLLLLMLPLVATLVAFFRQVIGIKAFGIYTPSIITFALIAFDPNGVKYGIAIFVSVILVGMVTRFILKRFRLLYLPRVAITLSIVSLAILMVLVIGGMYHRTGLASVSIFPLLIMITLAEKFIATQIEKGSKIAFILATETLVISVIGYFLISWETLANLLLAYPWVVLFTFVINFSLGKWTGLRITEYLRFRKIARYL; this is encoded by the coding sequence ATGCACTATCATTCTCTCGTACAGTTTTGTGTCGAACAAGGAGTCCCTCTTCAGACGGTTCTTCTTCTCCTTATGCTCCCCCTTGTCGCCACTCTTGTCGCTTTTTTTCGTCAGGTAATCGGCATCAAAGCGTTCGGTATCTATACCCCCTCCATTATCACCTTTGCGTTGATTGCGTTTGATCCAAATGGAGTTAAATACGGTATCGCTATTTTTGTCAGCGTCATTCTTGTTGGAATGGTTACGCGTTTCATACTGAAAAGATTTCGTCTTCTTTATCTTCCTCGTGTTGCCATCACCCTCTCTATCGTATCTCTTGCTATTCTTATGGTACTCGTCATAGGTGGGATGTATCATCGTACCGGTCTCGCATCGGTTTCTATCTTCCCTCTCCTTATCATGATTACTCTTGCTGAAAAGTTCATTGCTACTCAGATAGAAAAAGGGAGCAAGATAGCTTTCATTCTTGCAACAGAAACACTTGTTATTTCCGTTATTGGCTATTTTCTTATTTCTTGGGAAACCCTCGCCAATCTTCTTTTAGCATATCCTTGGGTGGTGCTTTTTACTTTTGTTATCAATTTTTCCCTCGGCAAATGGACAGGTCTTCGTATTACGGAATATCTTCGTTTTCGAAAAATTGCTCGCTATCTCTAA
- the ruvC gene encoding crossover junction endodeoxyribonuclease RuvC → MRILGIDPGTAIVGWGVIDVLGNKTTAVAYGHITTSKDLPLSKRLLEISRNLTDIVNEYHPEEAGIEELFFFKNQKTVIPVAQARGCIVLTLENLCVTISDYTPLEIKQALTNYGRAEKAQVQLMVKALLKLAAIPKPDDVADALAVALCHASRRKMEAIKNS, encoded by the coding sequence ATGAGAATACTCGGCATTGATCCAGGTACCGCCATTGTCGGCTGGGGGGTCATCGATGTACTAGGGAATAAAACGACTGCTGTTGCTTATGGCCACATCACTACTTCCAAAGATCTTCCTCTTTCCAAACGACTTCTCGAGATTTCTCGTAACCTTACCGATATTGTCAATGAATATCATCCGGAGGAAGCAGGTATTGAAGAACTTTTTTTCTTCAAAAATCAAAAAACAGTCATTCCTGTCGCTCAAGCTCGTGGCTGTATCGTATTGACATTGGAGAATTTATGTGTTACTATTTCTGACTACACCCCCCTCGAAATCAAACAAGCTTTGACGAATTATGGACGCGCAGAAAAGGCGCAGGTACAGCTTATGGTGAAAGCACTTCTGAAACTTGCTGCTATACCAAAACCAGACGATGTTGCTGACGCGCTCGCTGTTGCTCTCTGTCATGCCAGTCGCCGTAAAATGGAAGCTATAAAGAATTCCTAA
- a CDS encoding YebC/PmpR family DNA-binding transcriptional regulator, which translates to MSGHSHWATHKHQKGINDAKRGIVFTKYGRLITIAAREGGSGNPDMNFKLRLAIDQAKSVNMPKENIDRAIKVGTGESKDGAQIEEILYEGYGPGQVALIIETATDNRNRTVSEIKSLLTKGNGKFVAAGAVSFLFRRTGLITFLLEKYSVETLELETLESGADDFFVEDGVFVVVTAVDKLQSVEEYFRTRSIVCESAELGYIPLQTATPSDTDTSSLEKLLETLEDHQDVQRVWNNAC; encoded by the coding sequence ATGTCAGGACATTCACACTGGGCGACTCACAAACATCAGAAAGGTATCAATGATGCCAAAAGAGGAATTGTTTTCACAAAATATGGAAGACTCATCACTATCGCTGCTCGCGAAGGCGGAAGTGGAAATCCAGATATGAATTTTAAACTTCGGCTGGCTATTGACCAAGCAAAAAGCGTCAACATGCCAAAAGAAAATATCGATAGAGCAATCAAGGTTGGGACTGGTGAGTCCAAAGATGGCGCACAAATTGAAGAAATTTTGTACGAAGGATATGGACCTGGTCAAGTTGCACTTATTATTGAGACAGCGACTGACAATAGAAATCGTACGGTAAGCGAAATAAAATCACTGCTGACAAAAGGAAATGGAAAGTTTGTCGCCGCTGGTGCGGTGAGTTTTCTCTTTCGTAGAACGGGACTCATCACTTTTCTTCTCGAAAAATATTCTGTGGAGACTCTCGAGCTAGAGACTCTCGAATCTGGAGCTGATGATTTCTTTGTTGAAGATGGAGTGTTTGTTGTCGTAACTGCTGTTGATAAACTCCAGTCTGTCGAAGAATATTTTCGTACTCGCTCCATCGTCTGTGAAAGTGCTGAGCTCGGTTATATACCGCTTCAAACAGCAACGCCAAGCGATACCGATACTTCTTCGCTCGAAAAACTCCTCGAAACGCTCGAGGATCATCAAGACGTACAGCGAGTCTGGAACAACGCTTGTTAA
- a CDS encoding PH domain-containing protein, translated as MIHAFHRFHFTGQRDGEEVVEIIHRHWFDILSRFIFILFFSSLLLSGFIFLFFLFPDFLNISQKQLFLFLENTFFLFIWLFGFLTWIDYYFDTWIITNERIVNIEQRGLFDRHISELNFRNIQDVTTSVDGILPTILNFGDVSIQTAAEQERFMFRMVPDPYKIKDIIMKRTEHTRSSGLH; from the coding sequence ATGATACATGCATTTCATCGTTTTCATTTCACTGGGCAAAGAGATGGCGAGGAAGTAGTCGAAATCATTCATCGTCATTGGTTCGATATTCTCTCTCGTTTTATTTTTATTCTCTTCTTTTCTTCTCTCCTTCTTTCTGGTTTTATTTTTCTTTTTTTTCTTTTTCCTGATTTTCTCAACATATCTCAAAAACAACTTTTTCTCTTTCTTGAAAACACTTTTTTTCTGTTTATTTGGCTTTTCGGATTTCTCACCTGGATTGATTATTATTTTGATACCTGGATCATCACCAATGAACGTATCGTCAACATAGAACAACGAGGTCTCTTTGATAGACATATCAGTGAGCTCAATTTTCGTAACATTCAAGATGTGACGACAAGTGTCGACGGCATACTCCCGACTATACTCAATTTTGGTGATGTTTCTATACAAACCGCAGCAGAACAAGAACGATTCATGTTTCGAATGGTCCCTGATCCCTACAAAATCAAGGATATTATCATGAAAAGAACTGAGCATACACGCTCGAGCGGTCTCCACTAA
- the ruvB gene encoding Holliday junction branch migration DNA helicase RuvB has translation MNILSDPTLADEQNFDATLRPQHFSEYVGQEKIKRHLDIFIQAAKKREERIDHVLLYGPPGLGKTTLAHIIAKEMNVNIKVTSGPAIEKVGDLGSILTNLDDGDVLFIDEIHRLNKMIEEVLYPAMEDYKLDIIIGKGPSARTIQLDLPRFTLIGATTRLGSLSAPLRNRFGSTHRLEFYTPEEIEKIVRRSSGILSIGLDAEGAKKIAVSSRQTPRVANRILKRVRDYAQTKDLDTITGAVAHEALAIYEIDHLGLEPTDRHILETLITKFKGGPAGLQAVASVTGEEMQTIEDVVEPYLLQLGFLARTPRGRVVTPEGYEHLHIPIPKNQQDKLL, from the coding sequence ATGAATATCCTTTCTGATCCGACACTCGCCGATGAACAAAACTTCGACGCCACTCTTCGTCCGCAGCATTTTTCAGAATATGTTGGTCAAGAAAAAATCAAACGTCACCTAGACATATTTATTCAGGCTGCAAAAAAACGAGAGGAACGTATTGATCACGTACTCCTGTATGGTCCTCCGGGACTCGGAAAAACAACTCTCGCTCATATCATCGCCAAAGAGATGAACGTGAATATCAAGGTAACTTCTGGTCCAGCGATTGAAAAAGTAGGAGATCTCGGATCTATTCTTACGAATCTCGACGATGGAGACGTTCTTTTTATTGATGAAATTCATCGTCTCAACAAAATGATTGAGGAGGTGCTCTATCCCGCTATGGAAGACTATAAACTCGATATTATTATTGGCAAAGGACCCTCGGCGCGTACTATTCAACTCGATCTCCCCCGCTTCACACTTATTGGAGCAACCACTCGGCTCGGCTCTCTCTCAGCTCCTCTCCGCAATCGTTTTGGATCGACGCACCGTCTCGAATTCTATACTCCTGAGGAAATCGAAAAGATTGTCAGGCGTTCGTCTGGTATTTTAAGTATCGGGCTTGATGCTGAAGGCGCCAAAAAAATAGCTGTTTCGAGTCGCCAGACCCCCCGTGTTGCCAATCGTATCCTGAAGCGTGTCCGTGATTATGCTCAAACCAAAGATCTCGATACTATCACGGGAGCGGTAGCACATGAAGCTCTTGCTATCTATGAAATAGACCATCTCGGACTTGAGCCGACTGATCGTCATATTCTCGAAACACTCATCACAAAATTCAAAGGTGGTCCAGCCGGACTTCAAGCAGTCGCATCTGTTACTGGAGAAGAAATGCAAACGATTGAGGATGTCGTCGAACCCTATCTCTTGCAACTCGGTTTTCTCGCACGCACTCCTCGTGGTCGAGTCGTCACCCCCGAAGGCTACGAGCATCTTCATATACCGATTCCGAAGAATCAACAGGATAAATTACTCTAA